Proteins encoded within one genomic window of Mesobacillus subterraneus:
- a CDS encoding response regulator transcription factor: MRIIIVDDHPLVRRGLGTILSGDKNIELVGEASTLEEALQVLKDTNPDLALIDLSLGDAYGLDIVETARTSGIQCKFVVLTSSAAPNDIKKAQSLHVDGFCLKEALPEELIYALQLIHKGRKYYDPAIMDVMMNSDFQMENEEDFLKELTPKEIEVLKELGRGFSNKEIAETLFITEYTVKKHVSQILSKLELADRTQAALLANSKGLVQFSLN; encoded by the coding sequence ATGAGGATCATAATAGTCGATGACCACCCGTTAGTAAGGCGAGGGCTAGGCACAATCCTATCAGGAGATAAAAACATTGAACTGGTTGGAGAAGCTTCCACACTTGAGGAGGCTCTTCAGGTTCTGAAGGACACAAACCCTGATTTGGCTTTAATTGATTTGTCTCTTGGTGACGCTTACGGATTGGATATAGTGGAAACAGCACGGACATCAGGTATTCAATGTAAATTTGTGGTCCTTACTTCATCAGCCGCTCCAAATGATATAAAAAAAGCCCAATCTTTACATGTAGATGGATTTTGCCTTAAAGAGGCCCTTCCTGAAGAATTAATCTATGCACTTCAGTTAATCCATAAAGGAAGAAAATACTATGACCCTGCGATCATGGATGTCATGATGAACTCTGATTTTCAAATGGAGAATGAAGAGGACTTTCTTAAGGAATTGACTCCTAAAGAAATAGAGGTATTAAAGGAACTAGGACGTGGTTTTTCAAACAAGGAAATAGCTGAAACCCTGTTCATTACAGAGTACACCGTAAAAAAACACGTCAGCCAGATTCTATCAAAACTGGAACTGGCTGACCGGACCCAAGCTGCATTATTGGCAAATTCAAAAGGTCTTGTACAATTCTCATTAAACTAA
- a CDS encoding DUF5305 family protein → MANNQTAKLNKIMKPIPGWVTAVLGIVYIITTFIAFKAFLTPADNVETKINNSISQNTVFDYKATVTPNTLYPDGGTIEPGKSIFTNITSSIPVNIKTSIQSDNPIEAEGTKEIVLSISSGDLWEKEFPLKPAESFSLTGKDLSIVDGKYIIDLDKVSNFIETVESETKISNSSYMVSIKPKFEGFLTYKDNQYEFKNDALLSFEYTKEKISLMNENGLEYVNNSNVEDNIVTDTRFQILGIDAPLEIVRWASTFLSILLLIVLGLIYFSKKTGSGSHEAESIDKKFKSRIINVSEELDLSGKTKIPLTAFKDLIQISEERELPVFKQESQSFLHFFVLENDFCFIYMVKTTE, encoded by the coding sequence TTGGCAAACAATCAGACTGCAAAACTCAACAAAATAATGAAGCCCATCCCAGGGTGGGTTACAGCTGTTCTTGGAATTGTTTATATTATCACTACGTTTATTGCATTTAAAGCTTTTTTGACACCTGCTGATAATGTCGAAACAAAAATCAACAACTCAATCTCCCAAAATACCGTCTTTGATTATAAGGCCACCGTAACTCCCAACACTCTTTATCCTGATGGCGGCACAATTGAGCCAGGGAAGAGCATTTTCACAAATATTACTTCTTCGATTCCAGTAAATATTAAAACTTCCATCCAATCAGACAATCCTATAGAAGCGGAAGGAACAAAAGAGATAGTCCTCAGTATATCTTCAGGTGACCTATGGGAAAAAGAGTTCCCTCTAAAACCAGCAGAATCCTTCTCTTTAACCGGAAAAGACCTATCGATAGTTGACGGTAAATACATTATTGACCTGGACAAAGTTTCGAACTTTATCGAAACAGTTGAAAGTGAAACAAAGATAAGCAACAGTTCGTACATGGTTTCCATTAAACCAAAATTCGAGGGTTTTCTAACATACAAGGATAATCAATATGAATTCAAGAACGACGCCCTTTTATCGTTTGAATATACAAAGGAAAAGATCTCCTTAATGAATGAAAATGGTTTAGAGTATGTCAACAACAGTAACGTGGAGGACAATATTGTTACTGACACTCGTTTCCAGATCCTTGGAATAGATGCGCCATTGGAAATTGTACGCTGGGCATCCACTTTTCTTTCCATTCTGTTGCTTATTGTTTTAGGTCTCATTTATTTCTCTAAAAAAACTGGTTCGGGGAGCCATGAAGCAGAGTCCATTGATAAAAAGTTCAAATCCAGAATTATCAATGTATCTGAGGAACTTGACCTCTCAGGGAAAACAAAAATTCCCTTGACGGCATTCAAGGACTTGATTCAAATATCCGAAGAAAGAGAGCTGCCGGTTTTTAAGCAAGAATCACAAAGCTTCCTTCACTTTTTCGTTCTTGAAAATGATTTTTGCTTCATCTATATGGTAAAGACGACTGAATAG
- a CDS encoding type IV secretory system conjugative DNA transfer family protein, translating into MSYLKNITIDGQALKELQPGDVMWKGSSKFGIMGGDNTGVAIHPLLLQRHMLFIGSIGSGKSVSMYHLIEGLRKNLSEDDVMIVFDAKGDYLKTFYQDDDYVLTNETEQIPGLVRWNIFEDILSTKKEKQDEVIWEIASSLFKEDIESSSSPIFATGARDLFAAILVAIVRESEETGLHWNHALLVEWIQKATDVTVRNLLLKHKDLSWVRNYINKDNDVRTNQSFFMHLYQNIFSIFSGTFKEAGSFSLTRAIKERNGRAIFLEYDIASGNVLKPIFTLILDIAMKNVLGQKEEDCKGNIYFILDEFPLIPKLNYMDSALNFGRSLGVKIIAGIQNVGQVKNVYSDSLGESILSGFGTIFAFRLFDEPSRSFIIHRHGRSKKMVAYNSSNSSKGVQDMLLDGYVIEDWDLTDLSIGECIVSPFNGEPFKFYPVNFKK; encoded by the coding sequence ATGAGTTATTTGAAGAATATAACAATAGATGGACAAGCATTAAAAGAGCTGCAACCTGGTGATGTGATGTGGAAGGGCTCCTCAAAATTCGGGATTATGGGGGGGGATAATACTGGTGTTGCCATCCATCCACTTCTGCTTCAACGTCACATGCTTTTCATCGGCTCCATAGGCAGCGGAAAATCAGTATCAATGTATCATCTAATCGAAGGGCTGCGGAAAAACTTATCTGAAGACGATGTCATGATTGTATTTGATGCGAAGGGTGACTATCTAAAAACATTTTATCAAGATGATGACTACGTTTTGACAAATGAGACTGAACAGATTCCAGGATTAGTTCGATGGAATATATTTGAGGATATATTGTCTACAAAAAAAGAAAAGCAAGATGAAGTTATTTGGGAAATTGCTAGCTCATTATTTAAGGAAGATATCGAAAGTTCCAGTTCCCCTATCTTTGCTACAGGAGCTAGAGATTTGTTTGCGGCTATCTTAGTAGCCATCGTTAGGGAAAGTGAAGAAACTGGACTGCATTGGAATCACGCTTTATTAGTAGAATGGATTCAAAAAGCCACAGATGTGACTGTTCGAAATTTGCTGCTGAAACATAAAGATTTATCCTGGGTAAGAAACTATATAAACAAGGACAATGATGTTAGAACGAATCAATCTTTTTTCATGCATTTATATCAAAACATTTTCTCAATCTTTTCAGGTACGTTTAAGGAGGCAGGTAGTTTCTCTTTAACAAGAGCAATTAAAGAACGTAATGGAAGAGCGATTTTTCTTGAATACGATATTGCCAGCGGAAATGTCTTAAAACCTATATTTACTTTGATTTTGGATATAGCAATGAAAAATGTACTTGGGCAGAAAGAAGAGGATTGCAAAGGGAACATCTATTTTATCCTTGACGAGTTTCCGTTAATCCCAAAGCTTAATTATATGGATAGTGCTCTAAACTTTGGGCGTTCATTAGGTGTTAAAATCATTGCGGGTATCCAAAACGTAGGCCAGGTGAAAAATGTATATTCTGATTCGCTAGGTGAGAGCATTCTTAGTGGTTTCGGAACGATATTTGCATTCCGCTTATTTGATGAACCTAGCAGAAGCTTCATTATTCATCGGCATGGGAGAAGCAAAAAGATGGTTGCTTATAACTCATCAAACTCAAGTAAAGGTGTTCAAGATATGCTACTTGATGGGTATGTCATTGAAGATTGGGACCTGACGGATCTATCAATTGGAGAATGTATTGTTTCACCTTTTAATGGGGAGCCGTTTAAATTTTATCCGGTAAACTTTAAAAAATGA
- a CDS encoding Gfo/Idh/MocA family protein codes for MSLKYAIIGCGRISPNHIAAAIENELDIVALCDVVPENMKDKISTFNLPETTPQYTDYKELLEKEKPELIAICTESGNHGSIALDCIEAGANLIIEKPIALSLEEADQIIEKAKEKNVKVSACHQNRFNKSILKIREAVEEERFGRLLHGTAHIRWNRGEDYYKHAPWRGTWEQDGGALMNQCIHNIDLLRWMMGDEITEVVGMTDNLKHDFIEAEDLGLALIKFANGSYGVVEGTTNIYPTNLEETLYIFGDKGTVKAGGKSVNIIEEWLFADNLDNAEEVKEKYQENPPNVYGFGHNPLYADVIDAIKNDREPYVTAEDGRRALELVLAIYKSAAEGKSVKLPLEKCSTTDFKGRYDR; via the coding sequence ATGAGTCTAAAATATGCCATCATTGGTTGTGGAAGAATTTCACCTAACCATATTGCTGCCGCAATAGAAAATGAACTTGATATTGTTGCTTTATGTGATGTAGTTCCTGAAAATATGAAGGATAAGATTTCAACATTCAATCTTCCGGAAACTACTCCGCAATACACAGACTATAAAGAGTTACTGGAAAAAGAAAAACCTGAGTTAATTGCAATCTGCACTGAAAGTGGAAACCATGGTTCTATTGCTTTAGATTGCATTGAAGCTGGTGCTAATCTTATCATTGAAAAACCAATTGCACTCTCACTTGAAGAAGCTGATCAGATCATTGAAAAGGCTAAAGAAAAGAATGTGAAGGTGAGCGCATGCCACCAAAATCGTTTTAACAAATCTATCTTAAAAATTAGAGAAGCTGTCGAAGAAGAACGCTTTGGCAGATTGCTTCATGGAACGGCTCATATCCGTTGGAACAGAGGAGAAGATTACTATAAACATGCTCCTTGGCGAGGAACTTGGGAACAAGATGGCGGAGCACTAATGAATCAGTGTATTCACAATATTGATCTCTTGCGTTGGATGATGGGTGATGAAATTACTGAAGTTGTCGGAATGACAGATAACCTAAAGCATGATTTCATTGAAGCAGAAGACTTAGGCTTGGCATTAATTAAGTTTGCTAATGGCAGTTACGGGGTGGTTGAAGGAACAACAAATATCTACCCAACTAATTTAGAGGAAACACTTTATATATTTGGTGATAAAGGTACAGTTAAGGCTGGTGGAAAGTCCGTAAATATAATTGAAGAGTGGCTTTTTGCTGATAATCTCGATAATGCAGAAGAAGTTAAAGAGAAATATCAGGAAAATCCGCCTAATGTGTATGGATTCGGACACAACCCTCTCTATGCTGATGTTATTGATGCTATTAAGAATGATAGAGAACCATATGTTACAGCAGAAGATGGAAGAAGAGCATTGGAGCTTGTTCTGGCTATTTATAAATCAGCTGCTGAAGGAAAGAGCGTGAAGCTCCCACTCGAAAAGTGCAGCACTACTGATTTCAAAGGCAGATATGATCGATAA
- a CDS encoding TcaA NTF2-like domain-containing protein: MKKCQSCHKGNEITFKFCVYCGAPLTNVDVHMENTESNVSDALLTPKDKPVKESLLKNRKSWLIGLILLILPLATYFSGKVIYEPHKVVDEFEQAYIEEDTAKLASYFEIPKESLSEIENEAFIQMVKQYGWTNLKTALMNGIDSLKESDSNLLVVYDEGGNGFITLHKKPVMFRLFEEVTVRFKPVELYVVAPYAGTKVIVSDQEINVDKVEEPVRAGFFLPGEHTVTAQYQNQLGEFNLEDSLYIGTDGSEPYVIQFGERSVDLDSDIQDAVLFINNETTNQTIDEIQQLYPVPEDSNVEVFAEYMDADGTIYRSSAEKLNEDYVYLSFEEYNRRQESMALHEENTREFVANFRDDYLAAIMATDFNFVSVYFEDETPIYDEYKKFVEDHAKFGVYSYNFLVNDITSFVETSENEFKIETFETFEFSSEKDGQFYYERSKEYTIVYIDDRYYFKEIKNLDSKKTKI; this comes from the coding sequence ATGAAAAAATGTCAATCGTGTCACAAGGGGAATGAGATAACTTTTAAATTTTGCGTGTATTGTGGAGCACCTCTTACAAATGTTGATGTACATATGGAAAATACTGAGTCCAACGTATCAGATGCATTACTTACGCCTAAAGATAAACCAGTTAAGGAGTCCCTTTTAAAAAATCGTAAATCTTGGTTGATTGGGCTTATTCTATTAATACTGCCTCTTGCAACTTATTTTTCAGGAAAAGTAATATATGAGCCACATAAGGTTGTGGATGAGTTTGAACAAGCTTACATAGAAGAGGATACTGCCAAACTCGCAAGCTACTTTGAAATTCCAAAAGAATCATTAAGCGAAATAGAGAATGAAGCCTTTATACAGATGGTTAAACAGTATGGCTGGACTAATCTAAAAACTGCCCTGATGAATGGAATAGATTCATTAAAAGAATCTGATTCAAATCTACTTGTAGTATATGACGAGGGCGGGAATGGATTTATTACTTTACATAAAAAACCTGTTATGTTTCGGCTTTTTGAAGAAGTAACGGTAAGATTTAAACCTGTTGAGTTATACGTGGTTGCACCTTATGCTGGAACTAAAGTCATCGTAAGTGATCAGGAGATAAACGTAGATAAAGTAGAAGAGCCAGTAAGAGCGGGATTCTTTTTGCCAGGGGAACATACAGTTACTGCACAATACCAGAATCAACTCGGTGAATTTAATCTGGAAGACTCATTGTACATAGGGACAGATGGATCTGAACCATATGTCATTCAGTTTGGTGAAAGATCAGTAGATCTAGATTCCGATATTCAGGATGCAGTCTTGTTTATTAACAATGAAACCACTAATCAGACAATTGATGAGATCCAGCAACTTTATCCGGTCCCTGAAGATTCAAATGTTGAAGTTTTTGCAGAATACATGGATGCGGATGGAACAATCTATAGATCATCTGCAGAAAAATTAAATGAAGATTATGTATATCTATCATTTGAAGAATACAACCGAAGGCAAGAGTCAATGGCATTGCATGAGGAAAACACCAGAGAATTTGTCGCTAACTTCCGAGATGATTACTTGGCTGCTATTATGGCAACAGACTTTAATTTTGTATCTGTATATTTTGAAGATGAAACACCAATTTATGACGAATATAAGAAGTTCGTAGAAGACCATGCCAAATTCGGTGTGTATTCGTATAATTTTTTGGTTAATGACATTACTTCTTTTGTAGAAACTAGTGAAAATGAATTTAAAATTGAGACCTTCGAAACATTTGAATTCAGTTCAGAGAAAGATGGTCAATTTTATTATGAGAGATCAAAGGAGTACACGATTGTTTATATAGACGACCGTTACTACTTCAAAGAAATTAAGAATTTAGATTCAAAGAAAACTAAAATATAG
- a CDS encoding group II intron maturase-specific domain-containing protein encodes MTERGHGITRYADDFVICCKSQKGAERVLDSVTRFLEEKLGITIHPEKTKIVNNMKEPFVFLGYEFNQAHWAKPSQKSIKKFINRVKEITKHNQTINIEKLIKEKLNPYLRGWGNYFVHWHLTTLLIRFDEWIRRRLRSVQLRSWRKIRKLYKELRGRKRKGELPQLRMYAWRSSNSKPVHVALPKEWFRGIGLYLL; translated from the coding sequence ATGACAGAGAGAGGACATGGCATAACAAGATATGCGGACGACTTCGTCATCTGTTGTAAATCACAGAAGGGTGCGGAAAGAGTACTTGACTCCGTTACTCGGTTCCTTGAAGAAAAACTGGGTATAACTATACATCCGGAGAAGACTAAGATTGTTAATAACATGAAAGAGCCCTTTGTTTTTCTGGGTTATGAATTTAATCAAGCTCATTGGGCCAAGCCGTCACAAAAGTCAATAAAGAAATTTATAAACAGAGTCAAGGAAATCACAAAGCATAATCAAACGATAAACATTGAGAAATTGATTAAAGAGAAACTTAATCCCTATCTGCGTGGATGGGGAAATTATTTTGTACATTGGCACTTAACGACATTATTGATTAGATTTGATGAATGGATTAGAAGAAGATTAAGGTCAGTGCAATTAAGAAGTTGGAGAAAAATTAGAAAACTGTATAAGGAACTAAGAGGAAGAAAACGGAAGGGAGAACTCCCGCAGTTGCGAATGTATGCATGGCGAAGTTCAAATAGTAAACCTGTACACGTAGCACTCCCAAAGGAATGGTTCAGAGGAATAGGTCTATATCTCTTGTGA
- a CDS encoding helix-turn-helix domain-containing protein, translating to MTKRRNTTLNERKEIVLSCLEKGKDYQKAADTYQVSYQQVYQWV from the coding sequence ATGACTAAAAGAAGAAACACTACCCTAAATGAACGGAAAGAAATTGTGCTATCTTGCCTTGAGAAGGGCAAGGATTATCAGAAGGCAGCTGATACCTACCAGGTCTCTTACCAACAAGTATATCAATGGGTTTAA
- a CDS encoding IS3 family transposase: protein MSQVGRCIDNGPMESFWRSLKSEKYYLEKYKTFEELSAGIDEYIYFYNHERYQKE from the coding sequence ATGTCCCAAGTCGGAAGATGTATTGACAATGGTCCAATGGAATCCTTTTGGAGATCACTTAAAAGCGAAAAGTATTATCTGGAGAAATATAAGACCTTTGAAGAACTTTCTGCGGGGATTGATGAGTACATATACTTTTATAATCATGAACGTTACCAAAAAGAATAA